The genomic window AACCACTACGGCACCGAGGAGCAGAAGAACCATTTCCTGCCCCGCCTGGCCCGGGGGATCGACCTCCCGTGCTTCGCCCTCACCTCCCCCGAGGCGGGCAGCGACGCCGCCTCCATCCCCGACACCGGCGTGGTCTGCCGGGGCGTCTTCGAGGGCCGGGAGGTCGTGGGCATCCGCCTGAACTGGGACAAGCGCTACATCACGCTGGGCCCCGTGGCCACGCTCCTGGGGCTGGCCTTCCGGCTCACCGACCCCGGCCATCTCCTGGCCGAGGGCAGCGAGGGCATCACCCTGGCCCTCATCCCCACCTCCACCCCGGGCGTGGTCATCGGCACCCGCCACGACGCCATGGGGATCCCCTTCCAGGTGGGGCCCAACTGGGGCAGGGACGTCTTCATCCCCACCGACTGGATCATCGGGGGCGCCGCCCAGGCCGGCCGGGGCTGGAAGATGCTCATGGAGTGCCTGGCCGCGGGCCGCTCCCTTTCGCTGCCCGCCCTGTCCACCGGCGGCGGCAAGATCGTCGCCCTGGTGGTGGGCGCCTACGCGCGGGTGCGCAAGCAGTTCCGCCTGCCCATCGGGAAGTTCGAGGGCATCGAGGAGCCCCTGGCCCGCATCGCCGCCAACACCTACGTCATGGACGCGGCCCGCACCATGACCTGCGGCGCCCTGGACCAGGGCGAGCGCCCCTCGGTCATCTCGGCCATCGTGAAGTACCAGTGCACGGAGCGGAGCCGCCGGCTCATCTGCGACGGCATGGACGTGCTGGGAGGCAGCGGCATCTGCCTCGGGCCCCGCAACCTCCTGGGGCGGGCCCACCAGGCCATCCCCATCAGCATCACGGTGGAGGGGGCGAACATCCTCACGCGAACCCTCATCATCTTCGGACAGGGGGTCATCCGGTGCCACCCGCATGTGCTGAACGAGATGCGGTCCCTGCGCCACCCGGACGCCCTGGGCGAATTCGACCGGCACATGGGGGCCCACGTGGCCTTCACCCTCTCCGTCGCGACGCGGTCCCTGGTCCACGGGCTCACGGGCGGCCTGCTGGCCGATGCCCCCGGAGGCCCCGCCCGGCGCTACTACCAGCGGGCGACCCGCTATTCCGCCGCCTTCGCCTTCGCGTCCGACATCGCCCTCCTCTCCCTGGGCGGCGGGCTGAAGCGCAAGGAGAAGCTCTCGGGCCGGTGCGCCGACATCCTCAGCAACCTGTACCTGATCTCCGCCTGCCTCAAGCAGTTCGAGGACCGGGGCCGGCCGGCGGGGGAATGGCCGCTCCTGCGCTGGGCCTGCGAGGACGGATTCCAGAAGATCGAGGAGGCCTTCGACGGGCTGTTCAGGAACCTGCCCAACCGCCCCGCGGCCTGGATGCTCCGCTGGCTCACCTTCCCCACCGGGCGCCACTGCGCGGGGCCCAGCGACCAGCTTGGCCATCAACTGGCGGAGATCCTGCTG from Geothrix sp. 21YS21S-2 includes these protein-coding regions:
- a CDS encoding acyl-CoA dehydrogenase, whose amino-acid sequence is MIQFYSAATLIVIAFTLAYFRAGLAFWTALAGLALAAFQIRAGVPPAAWAAFGAAALVLNLPPLRRALVMRPLLAVFKGKLPPLSRTEQEALEAGTVWWDGELFSGRPAWRKLLAQPAPVLTAEEQAFLDGPVEELCGMLDDWRIVEDLKDLPPEVWAFLKEKGFFGMIIPRQYGGLGFSALAHSQVIIKLAGRSAAAVVTVMVPNSLGPAELLNHYGTEEQKNHFLPRLARGIDLPCFALTSPEAGSDAASIPDTGVVCRGVFEGREVVGIRLNWDKRYITLGPVATLLGLAFRLTDPGHLLAEGSEGITLALIPTSTPGVVIGTRHDAMGIPFQVGPNWGRDVFIPTDWIIGGAAQAGRGWKMLMECLAAGRSLSLPALSTGGGKIVALVVGAYARVRKQFRLPIGKFEGIEEPLARIAANTYVMDAARTMTCGALDQGERPSVISAIVKYQCTERSRRLICDGMDVLGGSGICLGPRNLLGRAHQAIPISITVEGANILTRTLIIFGQGVIRCHPHVLNEMRSLRHPDALGEFDRHMGAHVAFTLSVATRSLVHGLTGGLLADAPGGPARRYYQRATRYSAAFAFASDIALLSLGGGLKRKEKLSGRCADILSNLYLISACLKQFEDRGRPAGEWPLLRWACEDGFQKIEEAFDGLFRNLPNRPAAWMLRWLTFPTGRHCAGPSDQLGHQLAEILLEPSAVRDRLTAGAFVPMDPREPVGRLEDALRKVIAAEPVEKKLWSAAAKGALAAGPDDAMLADGIKAGILTGPEGETLRRALEARREAIRVDDFPRIGQPKE